In Halobaculum sp. XH14, a single genomic region encodes these proteins:
- a CDS encoding helix-turn-helix transcriptional regulator, translating to MRNDLRERREREGLSQADLAAAVDVTRQTINSIERERYDPSLELAFALADHFGCRIEDVFDPEE from the coding sequence ATGAGGAACGACCTCCGGGAACGCCGGGAACGGGAGGGGCTGAGCCAGGCCGACCTGGCGGCCGCCGTCGACGTGACGAGACAGACCATCAACTCGATCGAGCGCGAGCGGTACGACCCGTCGCTGGAACTGGCGTTCGCGCTCGCGGACCACTTCGGCTGCCGCATCGAGGACGTGTTCGACCCCGAGGAGTGA
- a CDS encoding DUF2178 domain-containing protein → MTTTRPIQSGRRYRRIIYALIGVGIASLLGGMFLDYSLAGLVVYAVTAVGALALTLFLQFGSEIELQDEREREIGRRASDVTFQLFGYLGLVVFVAMFLLEATSQYTMTARAETLLYAYAVICLTWGGIYVVFRYRS, encoded by the coding sequence ATGACGACCACACGGCCGATCCAGAGCGGACGACGGTACAGGCGGATCATCTACGCCCTCATCGGCGTCGGCATCGCGAGCCTCCTCGGGGGGATGTTCCTCGACTACTCGCTCGCGGGGCTCGTCGTGTACGCGGTCACGGCCGTCGGCGCGCTGGCGTTGACGCTGTTCCTGCAGTTCGGCAGCGAGATCGAACTCCAGGACGAGCGCGAGCGCGAGATCGGCCGCCGCGCGAGCGACGTCACGTTCCAGCTGTTCGGCTATCTCGGGCTCGTCGTCTTCGTCGCGATGTTCCTCCTCGAGGCGACCAGCCAGTACACGATGACGGCGCGGGCCGAGACGCTGCTGTACGCCTACGCGGTCATCTGTCTGACGTGGGGAGGCATCTACGTCGTGTTCAGGTATCGGTCATGA
- a CDS encoding ferredoxin: MRIEFDRDTCVGMFQCVAEWDAFEKNVDDGKADLRGAEEIEADVFSLEVPDDAELDAKFAARTCPVDAIRLYDDDGEQVI, from the coding sequence ATGAGGATCGAGTTCGACCGCGACACCTGCGTCGGGATGTTCCAGTGCGTCGCGGAGTGGGACGCCTTCGAGAAGAACGTGGACGACGGGAAGGCGGACCTGCGGGGCGCGGAGGAGATCGAGGCGGACGTGTTCTCGCTGGAGGTCCCCGACGACGCGGAACTGGACGCGAAGTTCGCGGCACGGACGTGTCCCGTCGACGCGATTCGGCTCTACGACGACGACGGCGAGCAGGTGATCTGA
- a CDS encoding VOC family protein — MNARTIDHATLHVPTDGLEDARAFYGDALGFDLAGVERFEAGETPFFDVRLTPEHLLHLWPTEEFAEPDGTGYDHLALVVEEGIEAITAELNAAGVEIERRLENPVGATGRAPAVYVRDPFGYRVELKEPVEG, encoded by the coding sequence ATGAACGCGCGCACCATCGACCACGCCACGCTCCACGTGCCGACCGACGGGCTCGAGGATGCCCGGGCGTTCTACGGCGACGCGCTCGGCTTCGACCTGGCGGGCGTCGAGCGCTTCGAGGCCGGGGAAACTCCATTCTTCGACGTCAGATTGACCCCCGAACACCTGCTCCACCTCTGGCCGACCGAGGAGTTCGCGGAACCGGACGGGACGGGCTACGACCACCTCGCGCTGGTCGTCGAGGAGGGAATCGAGGCGATCACGGCCGAACTGAACGCCGCCGGCGTCGAGATCGAACGCCGGCTGGAGAACCCGGTGGGCGCGACCGGCCGCGCGCCGGCGGTGTACGTCCGGGACCCGTTCGGCTATCGGGTGGAGCTGAAGGAGCCGGTGGAGGGGTAG
- a CDS encoding methyl-accepting chemotaxis protein, with product MSSPNADDGPAVASDIENELDDVEDEVSDALAELQGTSEEIAGRTDEIVELSREQSEGMGEVRSEVTDMSAAVEEVASSAEEVAAESQEVSDLAGEGRRSARKVIDAMGEVRDASDTVSDRVRKIDDGVDEIDVIIDVINDIADQTNLLALNASIEAARAGEAGAGFSVVAEEIKGLAEESQQRAADIEATLDGIKSDTSSAVDALDESDGKVREGIDEVDNAMENLEDISDSVEELDVGVTQVATATDQQAASAEEISAMVDQTAENADRILTEAREIDAAVREQSDAIRDADDHVDTINDVTETAVADGGSTDD from the coding sequence GTGTCATCACCGAACGCGGACGACGGGCCGGCGGTCGCATCGGACATCGAGAACGAACTGGACGACGTCGAGGACGAGGTGTCGGACGCGCTGGCGGAGCTTCAGGGCACGTCCGAGGAGATCGCCGGACGGACCGACGAGATCGTCGAACTCAGCCGTGAACAGAGCGAGGGGATGGGCGAGGTGCGCTCGGAGGTCACGGACATGAGCGCCGCGGTCGAGGAGGTCGCCTCCTCGGCCGAGGAAGTCGCCGCCGAGAGCCAGGAGGTGAGCGACCTCGCGGGCGAGGGCCGCCGGTCGGCCCGGAAGGTCATCGACGCCATGGGGGAGGTCCGGGACGCCTCCGACACCGTCTCCGATCGCGTCAGGAAGATCGACGACGGCGTCGACGAGATCGACGTCATCATCGACGTGATCAACGACATCGCCGACCAGACGAACCTGCTCGCGCTCAACGCCTCGATCGAGGCCGCCCGCGCGGGCGAGGCGGGTGCGGGCTTCTCGGTGGTCGCAGAGGAGATCAAGGGGCTCGCGGAGGAGTCACAGCAGCGCGCGGCCGACATCGAGGCGACGCTCGACGGCATCAAGTCCGACACGTCCTCGGCGGTCGACGCGCTCGACGAGAGCGACGGGAAGGTTCGTGAAGGCATCGACGAGGTGGACAACGCGATGGAGAACCTCGAGGACATCTCCGACTCGGTCGAGGAGCTCGACGTGGGCGTGACGCAGGTGGCGACCGCGACCGACCAGCAGGCCGCGAGCGCCGAGGAGATCTCCGCGATGGTCGACCAGACGGCCGAGAACGCGGACCGCATCCTGACGGAGGCCCGCGAGATCGACGCCGCCGTGCGCGAGCAGTCGGACGCGATCCGGGACGCCGACGACCACGTCGACACCATCAACGACGTCACCGAAACCGCCGTCGCCGACGGCGGTTCGACCGACGACTGA
- a CDS encoding helix-turn-helix domain-containing protein, with protein sequence MSDAPDMEDLIHTEEPTFQHVMACVFGIQEHESRTYLTLRDHPGSTVEELAEVLDRDRSNVNRSLTTLLEKNLAERERRLLDPGGYVYQYTATPLGEAKEMLHAALDEWSDTVHDRIDGFGDEA encoded by the coding sequence ATGAGCGACGCACCCGACATGGAGGACCTCATCCACACCGAGGAGCCGACGTTCCAGCACGTGATGGCCTGCGTCTTCGGGATCCAGGAACACGAGAGCCGGACGTATCTCACGCTGCGGGACCACCCGGGCAGCACCGTCGAGGAGCTCGCCGAGGTGCTCGATCGGGACCGCTCGAACGTGAACCGGTCGCTGACGACCCTCCTCGAGAAGAACCTCGCCGAGCGCGAGCGCCGGCTGCTCGACCCCGGCGGCTACGTCTACCAGTACACGGCGACCCCGCTGGGTGAGGCCAAGGAGATGCTCCACGCGGCGCTCGACGAGTGGTCCGACACCGTCCACGACCGCATCGACGGCTTCGGCGACGAGGCGTAG
- the nhaC gene encoding Na+/H+ antiporter NhaC, which produces MPSLTVEPRTYDDIAPDVRPSLGQALVPVLGVIVFLGVGSGYLKLAPHGPLLWSIVLAGLVGRYWLGFPWEDLYEGIADSLLMGLQAILILFVIYALISTWVSAGTIPGLMYYGLSVLGPGVFLPVTAVLSFAVAFSIGSSWTTAGTLGVAFVGIGSGLAVPAPMTAGAILSGAYAGDKQSPLSDTTNLAAAVTDTDLYDHIRAMRNGTVVAFGLSLVLYAVLGLRAGEAVAAGSVAEIQGALAETYAVSALVFLPLVVTFGLALYGVPALPTLVAGALAGTVTTTLVQGAPFTVAWETFLSGTAPETGVALVNDLLVTGGLSGSAWTVSVVVAALSLGGLLERTGVLAVLAHHLARAVRGTTGLVIGTGASAIAVNVFSAQQYLSIVVPGMTLRNLYDEYGLDGEDLSRAIESAGTPTGALIPWHAGGVYMAGVFGVSTLSYAPYYFFAFLSPLVLLVTALLGRGATPRPSAAEGPVAVGDD; this is translated from the coding sequence GTGCCATCGCTCACCGTCGAACCCCGAACGTACGACGACATCGCGCCCGACGTGCGGCCGAGCCTCGGACAGGCGCTCGTGCCAGTGCTCGGCGTGATCGTCTTCCTCGGCGTGGGTTCGGGCTACCTGAAGCTCGCGCCCCACGGCCCGCTGCTGTGGAGCATCGTCCTCGCCGGCCTCGTCGGCAGGTACTGGCTCGGCTTCCCGTGGGAGGACCTCTACGAGGGCATCGCCGACAGCCTGCTGATGGGGCTGCAGGCGATCCTCATCCTCTTCGTCATCTACGCGCTCATCTCGACGTGGGTGAGCGCGGGGACCATCCCCGGCCTGATGTACTACGGGCTCTCGGTGCTCGGCCCCGGGGTGTTCCTCCCCGTGACCGCGGTGCTCTCCTTTGCCGTCGCGTTCTCCATCGGCTCCTCGTGGACCACCGCCGGGACGCTCGGGGTCGCGTTCGTCGGCATCGGCTCGGGGCTCGCCGTCCCGGCGCCGATGACCGCGGGCGCGATCCTCAGCGGCGCGTACGCCGGCGACAAGCAGTCGCCCCTCTCGGACACGACGAACCTCGCGGCCGCGGTGACGGACACGGACCTGTACGATCACATCCGCGCGATGCGGAACGGCACCGTCGTCGCGTTCGGCCTCTCGCTCGTCCTCTATGCGGTCCTCGGGCTCCGGGCGGGCGAGGCCGTCGCCGCCGGCAGCGTCGCGGAGATCCAGGGCGCGCTCGCGGAAACGTACGCGGTCTCGGCGCTCGTCTTCCTGCCGCTCGTGGTCACGTTCGGCCTCGCGCTGTACGGCGTCCCGGCGCTCCCGACCCTCGTCGCCGGCGCGCTCGCCGGGACGGTCACGACCACGCTGGTCCAGGGCGCGCCGTTCACGGTCGCCTGGGAGACGTTCCTCTCGGGCACCGCTCCCGAGACCGGAGTCGCGCTCGTGAACGACCTGCTCGTCACCGGCGGCCTCTCCGGGTCGGCCTGGACGGTCTCGGTCGTCGTCGCCGCGCTCTCGCTGGGCGGCCTGCTCGAACGGACCGGCGTGCTGGCGGTGCTGGCCCACCACCTCGCACGCGCCGTGCGGGGCACCACGGGGCTCGTCATCGGCACCGGCGCGTCGGCCATCGCGGTGAACGTGTTCTCCGCCCAGCAGTACCTGAGCATCGTCGTCCCCGGGATGACGCTCCGGAACCTCTACGATGAGTACGGGCTGGACGGCGAGGACCTCTCGCGCGCGATCGAATCGGCCGGGACGCCGACCGGCGCGCTGATCCCGTGGCACGCGGGCGGGGTCTACATGGCCGGCGTGTTCGGCGTGAGCACGCTCTCGTACGCGCCCTACTACTTCTTCGCGTTCCTCTCGCCGCTCGTCCTCCTCGTCACGGCGCTGCTCGGCCGCGGGGCCACGCCGCGCCCCTCCGCCGCCGAGGGACCCGTCGCCGTCGGGGACGACTGA
- the serA gene encoding phosphoglycerate dehydrogenase encodes MKVLVSDPVADAGIELLREAGHEVETGYDLAGDALLDAVADANALIVRSGTEVDRALFEAAPDLVIVGRAGVGVDNIDIDAATDHGVIVANAPQGNIRAAAEHTVAMAFAVARSIPQAHTRLKDGEWAKGDYLGRELNNKTLGIVGLGRVGQEVAKRLDSFGMDLIVFDPYVSEERAEQFGAELVEDLDDCLARADFATIHTPLLPETEGMIGAAELDALGDGYLINVARGGLVDEDALAEAVGDGSVRGAALDVFAEEPLPADSPLLDVDEVIVTPHLGASTEAAQENVAIDAARQVLAAFNEEPVMSALNAPSMDESAFPRVEPYIDVAETAGRIAAQLLGERISSVEVTYEGDIAEEEVDLVTASALKGVFSQLEYEVNAVNAPQLAEDRGIDVTESKTRQTEDFQSLVTVTVEDGDTSMSVDGTLFAGDDPRIVRIDDYRVDARPYGHMLVARNRDEPGVIGLIGTVLGDAGVNIAGMFNARETIGGEAITVYNLDGAVPEETLERLLSDDRIIEVTAITLDGT; translated from the coding sequence ATGAAGGTACTCGTCAGCGACCCGGTCGCCGACGCCGGGATCGAACTGCTGCGGGAGGCGGGCCACGAGGTCGAGACGGGCTACGACCTCGCGGGCGACGCGCTCCTCGACGCCGTCGCGGACGCGAACGCGCTCATCGTGCGCTCCGGGACGGAGGTCGACCGCGCGCTGTTCGAGGCCGCACCCGACCTCGTCATCGTCGGCCGGGCCGGCGTCGGCGTCGACAACATCGACATCGACGCGGCGACCGATCACGGCGTCATCGTCGCCAACGCCCCGCAGGGGAACATCCGCGCCGCCGCCGAACACACCGTCGCGATGGCGTTCGCCGTCGCGCGCTCCATCCCGCAGGCCCACACCCGGCTGAAGGACGGCGAGTGGGCGAAGGGCGACTACCTCGGGCGCGAACTGAACAACAAGACGCTCGGCATCGTCGGCCTCGGCCGGGTCGGCCAGGAGGTCGCAAAGCGGCTCGACTCCTTCGGGATGGACCTCATCGTGTTCGACCCGTACGTCTCCGAGGAGCGCGCGGAGCAGTTCGGCGCCGAACTCGTCGAGGACCTGGACGACTGTCTCGCCCGCGCGGACTTCGCCACCATCCACACCCCGCTGCTCCCCGAGACCGAGGGGATGATCGGCGCGGCGGAGCTGGACGCGCTGGGCGACGGCTACCTCATCAACGTCGCCCGCGGCGGCCTCGTCGACGAGGACGCGCTGGCCGAGGCCGTGGGGGACGGTTCCGTCCGGGGCGCCGCCCTCGACGTGTTCGCCGAGGAGCCGCTACCGGCCGACTCGCCGCTGCTCGACGTGGACGAGGTCATCGTCACGCCCCACCTGGGCGCCTCGACCGAGGCCGCACAGGAGAACGTCGCCATCGACGCCGCCAGACAGGTGCTCGCGGCGTTCAACGAGGAGCCGGTGATGAGCGCGCTGAACGCCCCGTCGATGGACGAGTCGGCGTTCCCGCGCGTCGAGCCGTACATCGACGTCGCCGAGACGGCCGGCCGCATCGCGGCCCAGCTGCTCGGCGAGCGCATCTCCTCGGTCGAGGTCACCTACGAGGGCGACATCGCCGAGGAGGAGGTCGACCTCGTCACCGCCTCCGCGCTGAAGGGCGTGTTCTCCCAGCTCGAGTACGAGGTGAACGCCGTCAACGCGCCCCAGCTCGCGGAGGACCGCGGCATCGACGTGACCGAGAGCAAGACCCGCCAGACCGAGGACTTCCAGAGCCTCGTCACCGTCACCGTCGAGGACGGCGACACGTCGATGTCGGTCGACGGGACGCTGTTCGCGGGCGACGACCCGCGCATCGTCCGCATCGACGACTACCGCGTCGACGCCCGACCGTACGGCCACATGCTCGTCGCGCGCAACCGCGACGAACCCGGCGTCATCGGCCTCATCGGCACCGTACTCGGCGACGCCGGCGTCAACATCGCGGGGATGTTCAACGCCCGCGAGACCATCGGCGGCGAGGCGATTACCGTCTACAACCTCGACGGCGCGGTGCCCGAGGAGACGCTCGAGCGGCTCCTGTCCGACGACCGCATCATCGAGGTGACTGCGATCACCCTGGACGGGACGTAG
- the serB gene encoding phosphoserine phosphatase SerB, with protein sequence MHVVAFDFDGTLSDSEMTVLLGDEEGVAADMAEITERAMNDEISYAESLRKRAGLLDGLDDDLAEAAFGEVRLRPGAADVIERLRERGHYVAILTGGFERGVARALEREGVEVDEIVANRLPVSGGRLTGEVEGPLIEGTKDEQLERLAADRSVPLARTLAVGDGANDLPMLEVAGLAVGYEPKPAVEPACDLLVESMAELAEVLEAEGLLAADAGTER encoded by the coding sequence ATGCACGTCGTCGCGTTCGACTTCGACGGGACGCTCTCGGACTCGGAGATGACGGTCCTGCTGGGCGACGAGGAGGGAGTGGCTGCCGACATGGCCGAGATCACCGAGCGGGCGATGAACGACGAGATCAGCTACGCCGAGAGCCTCCGGAAGCGCGCCGGCCTCCTCGACGGCCTCGATGACGACCTCGCGGAGGCGGCCTTCGGCGAGGTCCGCCTGCGACCCGGCGCGGCCGACGTCATCGAGCGCCTCCGCGAGCGCGGCCACTACGTCGCCATCCTCACCGGCGGCTTCGAGCGCGGCGTCGCGCGCGCGCTCGAGCGCGAAGGGGTCGAGGTCGACGAGATCGTCGCCAACCGCCTGCCGGTCTCGGGCGGCCGCCTCACCGGCGAGGTCGAGGGGCCGCTGATCGAGGGCACGAAGGACGAGCAGCTGGAGCGGCTGGCCGCGGACCGGTCGGTCCCGCTCGCACGAACCCTGGCGGTCGGCGACGGCGCGAACGACCTGCCGATGCTGGAGGTCGCCGGGCTGGCCGTCGGCTACGAGCCGAAGCCGGCCGTGGAACCGGCCTGCGACCTCCTCGTGGAGTCGATGGCCGAACTGGCCGAGGTGCTGGAGGCGGAGGGGTTACTGGCCGCCGACGCGGGAACCGAACGGTAA
- the thrC gene encoding threonine synthase, whose protein sequence is MTDLVLDAPAQSAPPAAAAGTWLECIACGEQFAPFDAIRYTCDDCDGLLEARYADLPTFEDFSGEGVWRYSAALPFEEGVSLPEGNTPLHEVPRLRESVGVNRLRVKHEGMNPTGSFKDRGMTVGVRVARELGVERLACASTGNTSAALAAYGARAGMETLVLLPSGKVAAGKIAQASLHDARILEVDGNFDACLDIVQALAADGDVYLLNSLNPFRLEGQKTIGFEILERFYADYGAFPDRIVLPVGNAGNTAALFKAFRELVTAGELAPGEVPALTGVQAEGAAPMVEAVESGADEVERWDEVETRATAIRIGNPVNAPKALPGIRETGGTAVAVSDAEITDAQRALAGEGVGVEPASAASVAGLRKLRERGVVAVDEDVVCLTTGHLLKDPDAAFAAGEDPEPVANDVEAVRALLE, encoded by the coding sequence ATGACCGACCTCGTCCTCGACGCGCCCGCCCAGTCGGCCCCGCCGGCGGCCGCCGCCGGCACCTGGCTGGAGTGTATCGCCTGCGGCGAGCAGTTCGCGCCGTTCGACGCCATCCGGTACACCTGCGACGACTGCGACGGCCTGCTGGAGGCCCGCTACGCCGACCTCCCGACGTTCGAGGACTTCTCGGGTGAGGGCGTCTGGCGGTATTCGGCGGCGCTCCCCTTCGAGGAAGGCGTCTCGCTCCCCGAGGGGAACACGCCGCTCCACGAGGTGCCGCGGCTCCGCGAGTCGGTCGGCGTGAACCGCCTGCGGGTGAAACACGAGGGGATGAACCCCACCGGCTCGTTCAAGGACCGCGGGATGACCGTCGGCGTCCGCGTCGCCCGCGAACTCGGCGTCGAGCGCCTCGCGTGTGCCTCGACGGGCAACACCTCCGCGGCGCTCGCGGCCTACGGCGCCCGCGCCGGCATGGAGACGCTCGTGCTGCTCCCGTCGGGCAAGGTCGCGGCCGGGAAGATCGCACAGGCCAGCCTCCACGACGCCCGGATCCTCGAAGTCGACGGCAACTTCGACGCCTGCCTCGACATCGTCCAGGCGCTCGCGGCCGACGGCGACGTCTACCTCCTGAACTCGCTCAACCCCTTCCGGCTGGAGGGTCAGAAGACGATCGGCTTCGAGATCCTGGAGCGCTTCTACGCCGACTACGGGGCGTTCCCGGACCGGATCGTCCTCCCCGTCGGCAACGCCGGCAACACGGCCGCGCTGTTCAAGGCGTTCCGTGAACTCGTGACCGCTGGTGAACTCGCGCCCGGGGAGGTGCCGGCGCTGACCGGCGTCCAGGCCGAGGGCGCCGCGCCGATGGTCGAGGCGGTCGAGTCCGGCGCCGACGAGGTCGAGCGCTGGGACGAGGTGGAGACGCGCGCGACCGCCATTCGCATCGGCAACCCGGTGAACGCGCCGAAGGCGCTCCCGGGCATCCGCGAGACCGGCGGCACCGCCGTCGCCGTCAGTGACGCGGAGATCACCGACGCTCAGCGCGCGCTCGCCGGCGAGGGCGTCGGCGTCGAACCGGCCTCGGCGGCCTCGGTCGCAGGGCTTCGGAAGCTCCGCGAGCGGGGCGTCGTCGCCGTCGACGAGGACGTGGTCTGTCTCACGACCGGCCACCTGCTGAAGGACCCCGACGCGGCGTTCGCGGCGGGCGAGGACCCCGAACCCGTGGCGAACGACGTCGAGGCGGTCCGGGCGCTGCTGGAGTGA
- a CDS encoding DUF5828 family protein: MEESISGFKVRGDWGDVVEHGERITRALREAGIRESSSDPFAEWNEWRPKVHERLGEDVSEKTAEQASVDEGEGEKAGKSAEDDLQTAGEKLSESYEKVENGDSEGALDSWKDSIDHVARAADSASRKAVRKVEDTVYRKVMTQLAPYYFDNDLVSANIQKTNRGEEEGPAFVFEVNVNDDDLKAEVSERLADYEDEISRWHVDTEKVMDTAEAAEGVEPPAETVEDASEGRSKSTTN; the protein is encoded by the coding sequence ATGGAGGAGAGCATCTCCGGCTTCAAGGTCCGCGGGGACTGGGGGGACGTCGTCGAACACGGCGAGCGCATCACCCGGGCCCTCCGCGAGGCGGGCATCCGCGAGTCGTCCTCGGACCCGTTCGCCGAGTGGAACGAGTGGCGGCCGAAGGTCCACGAGCGACTCGGCGAGGACGTGAGCGAGAAGACCGCAGAGCAGGCCAGCGTCGACGAGGGCGAGGGAGAGAAGGCTGGCAAGTCCGCCGAGGACGACCTCCAGACCGCGGGCGAGAAGCTCTCGGAGTCCTACGAGAAGGTCGAGAACGGCGACAGCGAGGGCGCGCTCGACTCCTGGAAGGACTCCATCGACCACGTCGCACGCGCGGCCGACTCCGCGAGCAGGAAGGCCGTCCGAAAGGTCGAGGACACCGTCTACCGGAAGGTGATGACCCAGCTCGCGCCGTACTACTTCGACAACGATCTCGTCTCGGCGAACATCCAGAAGACCAACCGCGGCGAGGAGGAGGGCCCCGCGTTCGTCTTCGAGGTGAACGTCAACGACGACGACCTGAAGGCGGAGGTGTCCGAACGGCTCGCCGACTACGAGGACGAGATCAGCCGCTGGCACGTCGACACCGAGAAGGTGATGGACACCGCCGAGGCGGCGGAGGGCGTCGAGCCCCCCGCGGAGACGGTCGAGGACGCCAGCGAGGGGCGGTCGAAATCGACGACGAACTGA